A genomic stretch from Deinococcus roseus includes:
- a CDS encoding aldo/keto reductase: protein MQKRVLGEDLEVSALGYGCMGITQSYGPSGSKEESIRVLQAAVEQGVTFFDTAEVYGPFTNEELVGEALYPYRNQVKIATKFGFQLHSDGSTGFTGLNSRPERIRQVAEASLKRLRVEAIDLFYQHRVDPEVPIEEVAGTVKELIQQGLVKHFGLSEAGADTIRRAHKVQPVTALQSEYSMWTRTVEKEILPVLEELGIGFVPFSPLGKGFLTGKIDASTDFAEGDIRNTIPRFNLEHREANQKLIGLLQNLATRKTATPAQIALAWILAQKPWIVPIPGTRKIERLQENLGAANMKLTSEDLQQIAVALNQIEVVGARYSEAMERLTDR from the coding sequence ATGCAAAAACGCGTTCTTGGTGAGGATCTGGAAGTTTCTGCCCTTGGATATGGCTGCATGGGCATCACCCAGTCTTACGGGCCTTCTGGCAGCAAGGAAGAAAGCATTCGGGTGCTGCAGGCCGCTGTGGAACAGGGTGTGACTTTTTTTGACACGGCAGAGGTGTATGGGCCTTTCACCAATGAAGAACTGGTGGGAGAGGCACTTTATCCATACCGCAATCAGGTGAAAATCGCCACCAAGTTCGGTTTTCAATTGCATTCAGACGGCTCTACAGGATTCACTGGCCTGAACAGCCGTCCTGAACGCATCCGCCAGGTGGCAGAGGCATCTTTGAAACGCCTGCGGGTAGAGGCCATTGACCTCTTTTACCAGCACCGGGTGGACCCGGAAGTGCCCATTGAAGAGGTGGCTGGAACTGTCAAGGAACTCATCCAGCAGGGTCTGGTGAAGCATTTTGGCCTTTCTGAAGCCGGAGCAGACACCATCCGCCGCGCACATAAAGTGCAGCCCGTCACGGCCCTGCAAAGCGAATACTCCATGTGGACCCGCACCGTGGAAAAAGAAATTCTGCCTGTGCTGGAAGAACTGGGCATTGGTTTTGTGCCCTTCAGCCCGCTGGGGAAGGGTTTCCTGACCGGCAAAATCGATGCCTCAACCGATTTTGCCGAGGGAGACATCCGCAACACCATTCCCAGGTTCAACCTGGAACACCGGGAAGCCAACCAGAAGCTCATCGGTTTGCTGCAAAACCTGGCGACCCGAAAAACCGCCACTCCTGCGCAAATTGCCCTGGCCTGGATTCTGGCCCAGAAACCCTGGATTGTGCCGATTCCGGGCACCCGCAAAATCGAGCGCCTGCAGGAAAACCTGGGCGCAGCAAACATGAAGTTGACTTCAGAGGATTTGCAGCAAATTGCAGTGGCCCTGAACCAGATTGAGGTGGTGGGGGCCCGATATTCTGAGGCCATGGAACGCCTCACAGACCGCTGA